The following coding sequences are from one Kallotenue papyrolyticum window:
- a CDS encoding class I SAM-dependent methyltransferase produces MAANQPAFGQEVGAGLASEELPAYAPMLAAYHRACARELRQIIADLPLRSGDRVLDLACGDGTYSLWLAERVAPTGSVIGVDIAPAYLDVARRQAAASPYGQFVRFQIGDVRGLPFADDEFDLVWCAHSLYSLPDPLAALREMRRVTRPGGVVAVLENDTLHHLLLPWPPDLELAVRAAQLRALDQAAAPTARFYIGRFLCHAFGAAGLERCRIATYTIERHAPLSADEQLFLLHYLRDLRERAAEHLDATQLQRLDRLRDPAAEESLLADPHLFLAHLEIVALGRKPQAAAAAQA; encoded by the coding sequence ATGGCAGCCAACCAGCCTGCTTTCGGGCAGGAGGTGGGCGCCGGTCTGGCCAGCGAGGAATTGCCGGCCTACGCGCCGATGCTGGCCGCCTACCACCGCGCCTGCGCGCGCGAGCTACGGCAGATCATCGCCGATCTGCCGCTGCGCTCCGGCGACCGTGTGCTGGACCTGGCCTGCGGTGATGGCACGTACAGCCTGTGGCTGGCGGAGCGCGTCGCGCCGACGGGCAGCGTTATCGGCGTTGACATTGCGCCGGCCTACCTGGACGTTGCGCGCCGTCAGGCGGCAGCCAGTCCCTACGGTCAGTTTGTGCGTTTTCAGATCGGTGATGTGCGTGGCCTACCCTTTGCCGACGATGAGTTCGACCTGGTCTGGTGCGCGCACAGCCTCTACAGCCTGCCTGATCCGCTGGCTGCGCTGCGCGAAATGCGGCGCGTCACGCGGCCCGGCGGCGTTGTCGCGGTGCTGGAAAACGATACGCTGCACCACCTGCTGCTGCCCTGGCCGCCGGACCTGGAACTAGCGGTGCGCGCCGCGCAGTTGCGCGCGCTGGATCAGGCCGCCGCTCCGACGGCGCGCTTCTACATTGGTCGTTTTCTGTGCCATGCCTTCGGCGCGGCAGGGCTGGAGCGCTGCCGCATCGCCACCTACACCATCGAGCGCCATGCACCACTCAGCGCGGACGAGCAGCTCTTTCTGCTGCACTACCTGCGCGATCTGCGCGAGCGCGCCGCAGAGCACCTGGATGCGACCCAGCTGCAGCGCCTGGATCGGCTGCGCGATCCGGCGGCTGAGGAGAGCCTGCTGGCCGATCCTCACCTGTTCCTGGCCCATCTGGAGATCGTGGCGCTGGGTCGCAAACCTCAGGCTGCGGCAGCAGCCCAGGCCTAA
- a CDS encoding 2-hydroxyacid dehydrogenase, giving the protein MARPRVLVTRSIPEPGPSLLQAACEVHIWPEALPPPRAALLEAVRGCHGLLSLLTDRIDAEVMDVAGPQLRVISNLAVGVDNIDLQAAARRGIAVGHTPGVLTEATADLTWALLLAAARRIVEGERYVRAGEWQTWDPLLLLGTDVYGATLGIIGFGRIGQAVARRAQGFGMRVLYHSRRTMPSEVTAQAVDLPTLLRESDIISLHAPLTPATHHLINRDTIRLIKPGAILINTARGALVETAALLEALRAGHLAAAALDVTDPEPLPADHPLLALPNCIVVPHIGSASRQTRARMAEIAARNLLAGVHGAPLPHAVALPAPSAEE; this is encoded by the coding sequence ATGGCCCGGCCACGAGTGTTGGTGACGCGTTCCATCCCGGAGCCCGGTCCCAGCCTGCTGCAGGCTGCGTGCGAGGTCCACATCTGGCCCGAAGCGCTGCCGCCGCCACGCGCGGCGCTGCTGGAGGCGGTGCGCGGCTGCCACGGCCTGCTGAGCCTGCTGACCGATCGCATCGATGCCGAGGTGATGGATGTCGCCGGGCCACAATTGCGCGTGATCAGCAACCTGGCGGTGGGCGTGGACAACATCGATCTGCAGGCCGCGGCCCGGCGGGGCATCGCCGTGGGCCACACCCCGGGCGTGCTGACCGAGGCGACTGCCGATCTGACCTGGGCACTGCTGCTGGCGGCGGCGCGGCGCATCGTCGAGGGCGAGCGCTACGTACGCGCCGGAGAGTGGCAGACCTGGGACCCGCTGCTCCTGCTGGGCACAGATGTGTACGGTGCGACGCTGGGGATCATCGGCTTTGGGCGCATCGGGCAGGCCGTGGCGCGGCGTGCGCAGGGCTTCGGCATGCGCGTGCTGTACCACAGCCGCCGGACGATGCCGAGCGAGGTCACGGCGCAGGCGGTGGATCTGCCGACGCTGCTGCGCGAAAGCGACATCATCAGCCTCCACGCACCGCTGACGCCTGCCACCCACCACCTGATCAACCGCGACACCATCCGCCTGATCAAGCCGGGCGCGATCCTGATCAACACGGCGCGCGGCGCACTGGTTGAGACCGCGGCATTGCTGGAGGCGCTGCGCGCCGGACATCTTGCCGCCGCAGCACTGGACGTGACCGATCCGGAGCCGTTGCCCGCCGACCATCCCTTGCTCGCGCTACCCAACTGCATCGTGGTGCCGCACATCGGCAGCGCCAGCCGACAGACGCGGGCGCGCATGGCCGAGATCGCCGCGCGCAATCTGCTCGCGGGCGTGCATGGCGCGCCGTTGCCGCATGCCGTTGCGCTGCCCGCCCCATCCGCCGAGGAGTGA
- a CDS encoding AAA family ATPase encodes MPQLRQFVSIDELQAALAAQAYVADRPLSTAVFLALKLGKPLLLEGEAGVGKTEIAKVLARLLDTRLIRLQCYEGLDIATAVYEWNYPRQMLYLRAAESAGETKERALHDIFGPEFLLKRPLLQALEAGERPPVLLVDELDRADDEFEAFLLEVLSDFQITIPEIGTIRAEQPPVVVLTSNRTREIHDALKRRCLYHWIPYPSLEKEIAIVEARMPGVDRRLSAQVVAFVHELRQMELYKQPGIAETLDWLAALMALDRTALDPETVDDTLGALLKYQDDLAAVRKRGVRAILETATAER; translated from the coding sequence ATGCCCCAACTTCGTCAGTTCGTCTCGATCGATGAGCTGCAGGCGGCGCTAGCCGCGCAGGCCTATGTCGCCGACCGTCCGCTGTCGACGGCGGTGTTTCTGGCGCTCAAGCTCGGCAAGCCCCTGCTGCTGGAGGGCGAGGCCGGCGTGGGCAAGACCGAGATCGCCAAGGTGTTGGCGCGCCTGCTCGACACGCGCCTGATCCGGCTGCAGTGCTACGAAGGGCTGGACATTGCCACGGCGGTGTATGAGTGGAACTACCCGCGTCAGATGCTCTACCTGCGCGCCGCTGAGAGCGCCGGCGAGACCAAGGAGCGCGCCCTGCACGATATCTTCGGTCCGGAGTTTCTGCTCAAACGACCGCTGTTGCAGGCGCTCGAAGCGGGCGAGCGTCCGCCGGTGCTGCTGGTGGACGAGCTGGATCGCGCCGATGATGAGTTCGAGGCCTTTCTGCTGGAGGTGCTCAGCGACTTCCAGATCACCATTCCGGAGATCGGCACGATTCGCGCCGAGCAGCCGCCGGTGGTGGTGCTGACCTCCAACCGCACGCGCGAGATCCATGACGCACTCAAGCGCCGCTGTCTGTACCACTGGATTCCCTATCCCTCGCTGGAGAAGGAGATCGCCATCGTCGAGGCGCGCATGCCGGGTGTGGACCGCCGCCTGAGCGCGCAGGTGGTGGCCTTTGTGCACGAGCTGCGCCAGATGGAGCTGTACAAACAGCCGGGCATCGCCGAAACGCTGGACTGGCTGGCGGCGCTGATGGCGCTGGATCGTACCGCGCTCGATCCCGAAACCGTGGACGATACCCTTGGCGCGCTGCTCAAATACCAGGACGATCTGGCTGCCGTGCGCAAGCGCGGTGTGCGTGCCATACTGGAAACGGCAACTGCCGAACGCTGA
- a CDS encoding molybdopterin-dependent oxidoreductase: MADRNRALLTALGKDPRLLVHSHAPINLETPLAALEGTLTPTPLFFVRNNDSFPQIAPEDWRLRIDGLVRRPLTIDYATLRRLPAMSYVAVLQCSGLRRLDFAMQGPLPEGIAWHSGAVGNAEWVGVPVRHLLELADVDAAALQAECIGGDAGHTTRGVEVAKLMEDAILAYAMNGELLPAIHGGPVRLLVPGWGGINSIKWIVGLRLIAHESDSVYNQQKYVIEDAAGKRRGKVRAVPSRTSA; encoded by the coding sequence ATGGCCGACCGGAACCGCGCCCTGCTGACGGCGCTCGGCAAAGATCCCCGGCTCCTCGTTCACAGCCACGCCCCGATCAACCTCGAAACACCGCTGGCAGCGCTGGAGGGGACGCTTACCCCGACGCCGCTCTTCTTTGTTCGCAACAACGATTCTTTTCCGCAGATCGCGCCCGAGGACTGGCGTCTGCGCATCGATGGGTTGGTGCGCCGCCCGCTGACGATCGATTACGCCACGCTGCGGCGCCTGCCGGCGATGAGTTATGTCGCCGTGCTGCAATGCAGCGGCCTGCGTCGCTTGGACTTCGCCATGCAGGGCCCCCTGCCGGAGGGCATTGCCTGGCACAGCGGCGCGGTGGGCAACGCCGAATGGGTTGGCGTGCCGGTGCGCCATCTGCTAGAGCTGGCGGATGTTGATGCCGCCGCGCTGCAGGCCGAGTGCATCGGTGGCGATGCGGGACACACGACGCGCGGCGTTGAGGTCGCCAAGTTGATGGAGGATGCGATCCTGGCCTATGCCATGAACGGCGAGCTGCTGCCGGCGATCCATGGCGGTCCGGTGCGGCTGCTGGTGCCGGGCTGGGGCGGGATCAACTCGATCAAGTGGATCGTCGGCCTGCGTCTAATCGCGCATGAGTCGGACAGCGTGTACAACCAGCAGAAGTACGTGATCGAGGATGCCGCGGGCAAGCGGCGCGGCAAGGTCCGCGCCGTCCCCAGCCGAACCAGCGCCTGA
- a CDS encoding xanthine dehydrogenase family protein molybdopterin-binding subunit: MSVAEQPTRVFGVALKRREDPRLITGKGNYVEDIKLPGMLHAAILRSPYAHARIRSINVDAARQVPGVVAVFTGAEIAEEQNPLPYAWQAGGVQNNVNTPRALAVDEVHFVGEGVAMVVAESAYVAYDALDLIEVDYEPLPAVVDAEAATKEGAPQLHENAPNNIVFRWTCGKEQGTAQALDGAEVVVRQRIRNQRLIATPMETRGYVAQYNPATGEYTMWMSSQAPHVHRLLLTAFVLGIPENKMRCIAPDVGGGFGAKIFVYPEMAAVLYATKHTGRPVKWIETRRENCQATAQGRDHVTDIEVAGTRDGKITALRVRTYANMGAYLSTASGGIPTTLYGRMLAGVYKIPNIFCEVFGVYTNTAMVDAYRGAGRPEATYIAERAIDLFAREIGMDPAEVRRKNFIQPEDFPYDTGLGMLPYDSGNYEPALDRALELIDYHNFRKQQAEARQQGRLLGIGLASYVEVCGIAPSKYMGGQGWGAGLWESANVKVHLTGKVVVTTGSLPHGQGHETTFAQIVADELGVPYEDVIVEHGDTQGAPFGYGTYGSRSAAVGGTAIYKCVQKIKEKARKIAAHMLEAAEEDVVFEHGKAYVKGAPEAAKTIQEIALQASVAYDLPAGVEPFLDETTYYDPPNCTFPFGTHACTVEIDPETGQVKVLRYVAVDDVGNVINPLIVDGQLHGGIAQGLAQALYEGAIYDENGNLITGSLMDYAIPKADMVPHYELDRTCTPSPTNPLGVKGAGEAGTIASGAAVSNAVIDALSHLGIRHLDMPYTPEKVWRAIHQQ; the protein is encoded by the coding sequence ATGTCTGTGGCAGAGCAACCCACGCGCGTGTTTGGCGTCGCCCTCAAACGGCGCGAGGATCCCCGTCTGATCACCGGCAAAGGCAACTACGTCGAGGACATCAAGCTTCCCGGCATGCTGCACGCGGCGATTTTGCGCTCGCCCTATGCCCATGCTCGCATTCGCAGCATTAATGTCGATGCTGCGCGCCAGGTACCGGGCGTCGTGGCGGTCTTCACCGGCGCGGAGATCGCCGAGGAGCAAAACCCGCTGCCCTATGCCTGGCAGGCCGGCGGTGTGCAGAACAACGTCAACACGCCGCGCGCGCTGGCGGTGGATGAGGTCCACTTCGTCGGCGAGGGTGTGGCGATGGTGGTGGCCGAATCGGCCTACGTCGCCTACGACGCGCTCGATTTGATCGAAGTGGACTACGAGCCGCTGCCGGCGGTGGTCGATGCCGAGGCGGCCACCAAGGAGGGCGCGCCGCAGCTGCACGAGAACGCGCCCAACAACATCGTCTTCCGCTGGACCTGCGGCAAGGAACAGGGCACGGCCCAGGCGCTCGATGGCGCCGAGGTGGTGGTGCGCCAGCGCATCCGCAATCAGCGCCTGATCGCCACGCCCATGGAGACGCGCGGCTATGTGGCGCAGTACAATCCGGCGACGGGCGAGTACACGATGTGGATGTCGTCGCAGGCGCCGCACGTGCATCGCCTGCTGCTGACCGCGTTTGTGCTGGGCATTCCCGAAAACAAGATGCGCTGCATCGCGCCCGATGTCGGTGGTGGCTTTGGCGCCAAGATCTTCGTCTATCCCGAAATGGCCGCCGTGCTGTATGCCACCAAGCATACCGGGCGCCCGGTGAAGTGGATCGAGACGCGCCGCGAGAACTGTCAAGCTACGGCGCAGGGCCGCGACCATGTCACCGATATCGAGGTCGCCGGCACGCGCGACGGTAAGATCACCGCACTGCGCGTACGCACCTATGCCAATATGGGCGCGTACCTATCCACTGCCTCGGGCGGCATTCCTACCACGCTCTATGGGCGCATGCTCGCGGGCGTGTATAAAATCCCCAACATCTTCTGCGAGGTCTTCGGCGTCTATACCAACACGGCGATGGTGGATGCCTACCGTGGCGCTGGTCGGCCGGAAGCGACTTATATTGCCGAGCGCGCCATCGATCTGTTTGCGCGCGAGATCGGCATGGATCCCGCCGAAGTGCGGCGCAAGAACTTCATCCAGCCCGAGGACTTCCCCTACGACACCGGCTTAGGCATGCTGCCCTACGACTCCGGCAACTACGAGCCGGCGCTGGATCGCGCGCTTGAGCTGATCGACTACCATAACTTCCGCAAGCAGCAGGCCGAGGCGCGTCAGCAGGGGCGCCTGTTGGGTATTGGCCTGGCTTCATATGTGGAGGTCTGCGGCATCGCGCCCAGCAAGTACATGGGCGGCCAGGGCTGGGGCGCGGGTCTGTGGGAGTCGGCCAACGTCAAGGTGCATCTGACCGGCAAAGTTGTCGTCACGACCGGCTCGCTGCCGCACGGCCAGGGCCACGAAACCACCTTCGCCCAGATCGTCGCCGATGAGCTGGGCGTGCCCTATGAAGATGTGATCGTCGAGCATGGCGATACCCAGGGCGCGCCGTTCGGCTACGGTACCTACGGCTCGCGCTCGGCGGCGGTGGGCGGCACGGCGATCTACAAGTGCGTCCAGAAGATCAAGGAAAAGGCGCGCAAGATCGCGGCGCACATGCTCGAAGCCGCTGAGGAGGATGTGGTCTTCGAGCACGGCAAGGCCTATGTCAAGGGCGCGCCCGAGGCGGCCAAGACGATCCAGGAGATCGCCCTGCAGGCCAGCGTGGCCTACGACTTGCCCGCAGGCGTCGAGCCCTTCCTGGACGAGACGACCTACTACGATCCGCCCAACTGCACCTTCCCCTTCGGCACGCATGCCTGCACCGTCGAGATCGACCCCGAGACCGGCCAGGTCAAGGTGCTGCGCTACGTGGCGGTGGACGATGTCGGCAATGTGATCAATCCGTTGATCGTCGATGGGCAGTTGCACGGCGGCATTGCCCAGGGGCTGGCGCAGGCGCTCTACGAGGGCGCGATCTACGATGAAAACGGCAACCTGATCACCGGCTCGCTGATGGACTACGCCATTCCCAAGGCCGATATGGTGCCGCACTATGAACTCGACCGCACCTGCACGCCGTCGCCCACCAACCCGTTGGGCGTCAAGGGCGCGGGCGAGGCCGGCACGATCGCCTCGGGCGCCGCGGTCTCCAATGCGGTGATCGACGCGCTCTCGCACTTGGGCATCCGCCACCTGGATATGCCCTATACGCCGGAGAAGGTCTGGCGAGCGATCCACCAGCAGTAG
- a CDS encoding FAD binding domain-containing protein, with protein MYPNNFEYAAPATLQEALDLLSQNAEAKVLAGGHSLLPMMKIRLANPGMLVDLRKIAELKGIQVDGEIRVGAMTTYAELERSEELRQRLPVIAECVNVIGDPAVRNRGTIGGSLAHADPAADMPALMLALEAQMRVRGPNGERTIAAADFFVDMLQSALEPGEILTEIVIPLLPQGAGAAYEKFKHPASGYAVVGVAAVVQRGDGGQVSACRIAVTGAGPRAQRARAAEEALVSSGNLEDAAAKAADGLDLIGDAFASEEFRAHLTRVLTRRALKRAMERAG; from the coding sequence ATGTATCCCAACAATTTCGAATATGCCGCGCCGGCAACGCTGCAGGAAGCGCTGGACCTCCTGAGCCAAAACGCTGAGGCGAAGGTGCTGGCAGGTGGCCACTCGCTACTGCCGATGATGAAGATCCGCCTGGCCAATCCCGGCATGCTGGTCGATCTGCGCAAGATCGCCGAGCTGAAAGGTATTCAGGTGGACGGCGAGATCCGCGTCGGCGCGATGACCACCTATGCCGAACTGGAGCGCTCGGAGGAGCTGCGGCAGCGCCTGCCGGTGATTGCCGAGTGCGTCAATGTGATCGGCGATCCGGCGGTGCGCAACCGCGGGACGATCGGCGGCTCGCTGGCGCATGCCGATCCCGCCGCCGATATGCCGGCGCTGATGCTGGCGTTGGAGGCGCAGATGCGCGTGCGCGGGCCCAACGGCGAGCGCACCATTGCCGCCGCCGACTTCTTCGTGGATATGCTCCAGAGCGCACTGGAGCCGGGCGAGATCCTGACCGAGATCGTGATCCCGCTGCTGCCGCAGGGCGCCGGCGCCGCCTACGAGAAGTTCAAGCACCCGGCCTCCGGTTACGCGGTGGTGGGCGTGGCCGCGGTGGTACAGCGCGGTGATGGCGGCCAGGTCAGCGCCTGCCGCATCGCCGTCACCGGCGCGGGCCCCAGGGCACAACGCGCGCGCGCGGCTGAGGAGGCACTGGTCAGCAGCGGCAACCTGGAGGATGCCGCTGCCAAGGCCGCCGACGGCCTCGACCTGATCGGCGATGCCTTCGCCTCGGAGGAGTTTCGCGCCCACCTGACGCGCGTGCTCACCCGGCGCGCGCTCAAGCGCGCCATGGAACGCGCGGGCTAG
- a CDS encoding STAS domain-containing protein, protein MITVETALTQQHAYLRERFIRELPEVGPHYAALTPDQIREGATASVDALVRAIVEHNYDIHRRRWFEVAQMCAGMGFPVEEVQAAATRLRWIVYDLLHQVYGSDAAGELLAVKAVEECFHRGSLAIAESFDRFYASQQRQLEHAMSELSAPIVPIHEGILVLPLIGSIDSRRATLIMETLLEAINRTGTRVVILDITGVPVVDTGVANYLIQATRAARLLGAEVVLSGISPTIAQTVVTLGVDLSGIVTRADLSAGLEYALQQLGLAIVPLEPANGARNGKVAAAPA, encoded by the coding sequence ATGATCACGGTCGAAACCGCGCTCACCCAACAGCATGCCTATCTGCGCGAACGCTTTATCCGCGAACTACCGGAGGTCGGACCGCACTATGCCGCGCTGACGCCCGACCAGATCCGCGAGGGCGCGACTGCGTCGGTCGATGCGCTGGTGCGCGCTATCGTAGAACACAACTACGATATTCATCGCCGGCGCTGGTTCGAGGTGGCGCAGATGTGCGCCGGCATGGGCTTTCCGGTGGAGGAGGTGCAGGCCGCGGCGACGCGGCTACGCTGGATCGTGTACGACCTCCTGCACCAGGTCTATGGCTCAGACGCCGCGGGTGAGTTGCTGGCGGTCAAAGCCGTGGAGGAGTGCTTCCATCGCGGCAGCCTGGCGATCGCGGAGAGCTTCGACCGCTTCTATGCATCCCAACAGCGCCAGTTGGAACATGCCATGAGTGAGCTGTCGGCGCCGATCGTGCCGATCCACGAGGGCATTCTGGTGTTGCCGCTGATCGGCAGCATCGACAGCCGGCGCGCCACGTTGATCATGGAAACCCTGCTCGAGGCGATCAACCGCACCGGCACGCGCGTGGTGATCCTGGATATCACCGGTGTGCCGGTGGTGGATACCGGTGTGGCCAACTACCTGATCCAGGCGACGCGCGCGGCGCGGCTGCTGGGCGCCGAAGTGGTGCTCTCCGGCATCAGCCCCACCATCGCGCAGACGGTCGTGACGCTGGGCGTGGACCTGAGCGGCATCGTCACACGCGCCGATCTTTCTGCCGGCCTGGAGTACGCGCTGCAGCAGTTGGGCCTGGCGATCGTGCCGCTGGAGCCGGCCAACGGCGCGCGCAACGGCAAGGTCGCCGCGGCGCCGGCCTGA
- a CDS encoding methyltransferase domain-containing protein: MARRHNRAWQRLTPLYELEIIEGLEAVVLDELRGLPAVQPEPLQRPGLIALRYAGPPEALLRLRSVQAVYARLVFPIPRPKALLGQQYWDQLCAAIDAVRALHPPEAFATFRISAAGRESSVMQRLRDQLAARTGLRPVAEEGDLLLRLRRPLDGSSGWEVLIRLAPRPLSARRWRVCNWPGALNATVAYAMAQWTRPSADDRVLNLMCGSATLLIERLMLAPARSAVGCDTDAQARACAETNLAAAGLEACIEAWDATALPVPEASFDVLLADLPFGQLIGSHQQNLELYPRVLSEAARVTRPGGCFCAITHELRLWERLVAAAAAWTLQEVWPIKLPFGGGYLRPRIYLLRRV, from the coding sequence ATGGCGCGTCGTCACAACCGTGCATGGCAGCGTTTGACGCCACTCTACGAGCTCGAAATCATCGAGGGGCTGGAGGCCGTGGTGCTGGACGAGCTGCGTGGTCTGCCGGCAGTGCAGCCCGAACCGCTGCAGCGCCCCGGCCTGATCGCCCTGCGCTACGCGGGACCGCCCGAGGCGCTGCTGCGGCTGCGCAGCGTCCAGGCGGTCTATGCTCGCCTGGTGTTCCCGATCCCCCGTCCCAAGGCATTGCTGGGGCAGCAATACTGGGATCAGCTTTGCGCAGCCATCGATGCCGTGCGTGCGCTGCATCCGCCGGAGGCGTTTGCGACCTTTCGTATCAGCGCCGCCGGACGTGAGAGCAGCGTCATGCAGCGCTTGCGCGATCAACTGGCGGCGCGCACCGGGCTGCGTCCCGTGGCCGAGGAGGGCGATCTGCTGCTGCGTCTGCGCCGTCCGCTGGATGGCAGCAGCGGTTGGGAGGTGCTGATCCGCCTCGCGCCGCGTCCGCTCTCCGCGCGGCGCTGGCGCGTCTGCAACTGGCCGGGCGCGCTCAACGCCACGGTGGCCTATGCCATGGCGCAGTGGACCCGACCCAGCGCCGATGATCGGGTGCTGAATCTAATGTGTGGCTCCGCTACGCTGTTGATCGAACGCCTGATGCTCGCGCCGGCGCGCAGCGCGGTGGGCTGCGATACCGATGCGCAGGCGCGGGCCTGCGCCGAGACCAATCTGGCGGCAGCCGGCCTGGAGGCGTGCATCGAAGCCTGGGATGCAACAGCGCTGCCGGTGCCGGAAGCCAGCTTCGATGTGCTGCTGGCCGATCTGCCCTTCGGCCAGTTGATCGGCTCGCACCAGCAGAATCTGGAACTCTATCCACGCGTGCTGTCCGAAGCGGCGCGCGTCACGCGGCCCGGCGGGTGCTTCTGCGCCATCACCCATGAGCTGCGGCTGTGGGAGCGACTGGTTGCTGCCGCAGCCGCCTGGACGCTGCAGGAGGTTTGGCCGATCAAACTGCCCTTCGGCGGCGGCTACCTGCGTCCGCGCATCTACCTGTTGCGTCGTGTCTGA
- a CDS encoding vWA domain-containing protein produces MFAPSGHLRDQFLAFGRLLRQFGVAVDPGQMLDLLAALELINIGRREDVYLTCRAILVRRREDLPVFDEAWRFFFAMQRQGLPLGPALPDERMQFVELPRRLMRARDTAPAERPRDEQQEIEIQLSYSQIEQLRHKDFAHFTADELDQARALLAQLGYRMALRTTRRWRAGRGAQIDPRRSLRHALRSGGELVQLLARQRRQRQRPLVVLCDISGSMDRYSRILIQFVHTLSAGLHNVETFVFGTRLTRITRQLAFKDVDEAVDAVSAVVCDWGGGTRIGEAMRCFNFEWGRRVLGRGALVLIISDGWDRGDPELLGQEMARLQRTAYRLIWLNPLLGMPGYAPLTRGMQAALPYVDEFLPVHNLASLEQLGEKLATALRR; encoded by the coding sequence ATGTTTGCGCCAAGTGGTCACCTGCGCGACCAGTTCCTCGCTTTTGGTCGCCTCTTGCGCCAGTTCGGTGTGGCGGTCGATCCGGGCCAGATGCTCGACCTGCTCGCGGCGCTGGAGTTGATCAACATCGGACGGCGCGAGGATGTCTATCTCACCTGTCGCGCGATCCTAGTGCGCCGACGCGAGGACCTGCCGGTCTTCGATGAGGCCTGGCGCTTTTTCTTCGCCATGCAACGGCAGGGGTTGCCGCTGGGTCCGGCGCTGCCCGACGAACGCATGCAGTTCGTCGAGCTGCCGCGTCGCCTGATGCGCGCGCGCGATACAGCGCCCGCCGAACGTCCGCGCGACGAGCAGCAGGAGATCGAAATCCAGCTCTCGTACAGCCAGATCGAGCAGTTGCGCCACAAGGACTTCGCGCACTTCACCGCCGACGAACTCGACCAGGCGCGCGCGCTGCTGGCGCAGCTCGGCTACCGCATGGCGTTGCGCACGACCCGCCGCTGGCGCGCCGGACGCGGCGCGCAGATCGATCCGCGTCGTTCGCTGCGCCATGCTCTGCGCAGCGGTGGCGAGCTGGTGCAACTGCTGGCGCGGCAACGGCGGCAACGTCAGCGCCCGCTGGTGGTGTTGTGCGACATCAGCGGCTCGATGGATCGCTACAGCCGCATTCTGATCCAGTTCGTGCATACGCTCAGCGCCGGTCTGCACAATGTGGAGACCTTCGTCTTCGGCACGCGCCTGACGCGCATCACGCGCCAGCTCGCCTTCAAAGATGTGGATGAGGCGGTGGATGCCGTCAGCGCCGTGGTCTGCGACTGGGGCGGAGGCACGCGCATCGGCGAGGCGATGCGCTGTTTCAACTTCGAGTGGGGCCGGCGCGTGCTGGGCCGCGGCGCGCTGGTGCTGATCATCAGCGACGGCTGGGATCGCGGCGATCCGGAGCTGCTGGGGCAGGAAATGGCCCGCCTGCAGCGCACCGCCTACCGCCTGATCTGGCTCAATCCGCTGCTAGGTATGCCCGGCTACGCGCCGCTGACGCGGGGGATGCAGGCAGCGCTGCCCTATGTGGATGAGTTTTTGCCGGTGCACAACCTGGCCAGCCTGGAACAGCTCGGCGAAAAGCTGGCCACTGCGCTGCGACGCTAG